A section of the Tistrella mobilis genome encodes:
- a CDS encoding type IV secretory system conjugative DNA transfer family protein, translating to MTGFAEAVTGASNHLAHQALEAGHPGLPLLAILCLSVTCAIGLPGARPGDDRVSASILWWRLRIAAFAGALLFWLLTICHLVLAERLLGDGAARWFLVDWAGRWGLLGLALIGLAVSSRILAIRYGLTWLSKQLRAHRNSQETEALSDVRHEAARWADAQGFDPRNHYRPGLVFTGLAPDGQPVSIPVKTALETMKCVIGATRFGKGVTFQVWADQAVQRGDCVIFVDPKGDDFLPVILRSRAEAMGREFLLVDLRETGAGRWAPLEHGPLEERIIRMTELLGLKERGTDADHYKILAASVIREVMAELPRTSLGAIADALERRDLSEGEWKALLSPREKLKRLARRPSLTPRAGRGLDLDRVIRSNAVLYVIGDIDDDEIRLAARTLLVEVAQLARRLRHERTAPLSLFVDELKFMASAVILRVLAAAAYTGLNLNLAFQSFADLLKPDDESLDGRAVLQAVLTNCQVKLFFGGSDVETAEWVQAASGTRPKRVTRMERTEVGAYGGERWEDGRTVGEIEEPLIHANTILTLPRGHAVLFQPERTASLVRVQPIRIPETEAIAAKAVTAAASA from the coding sequence ATGACCGGTTTCGCCGAAGCCGTCACAGGGGCAAGCAATCACCTCGCACACCAGGCCCTGGAGGCAGGACATCCCGGCCTGCCCCTGCTCGCGATCCTATGCCTGAGCGTGACCTGCGCGATCGGCCTGCCCGGCGCCCGCCCGGGTGATGATCGCGTCAGCGCCTCCATCCTCTGGTGGCGCCTGCGCATCGCCGCCTTCGCCGGCGCCCTGCTCTTCTGGCTCCTCACCATCTGCCATCTGGTGCTCGCCGAGCGGCTGCTCGGCGATGGCGCCGCACGCTGGTTCCTCGTCGACTGGGCCGGGCGCTGGGGCCTGCTCGGCCTGGCCCTGATCGGCCTTGCGGTCAGCAGCCGGATCCTCGCCATCCGCTACGGCCTGACCTGGCTGTCGAAGCAGCTACGGGCCCACCGCAACAGCCAGGAAACCGAGGCTCTGTCCGATGTCCGCCACGAGGCTGCCCGCTGGGCAGACGCGCAAGGGTTTGATCCCCGCAACCACTACCGCCCGGGCCTCGTCTTCACCGGCCTCGCCCCCGACGGCCAGCCGGTTTCAATCCCGGTCAAGACCGCGCTCGAGACCATGAAATGCGTCATCGGCGCCACCCGCTTCGGCAAGGGCGTCACCTTCCAGGTCTGGGCGGATCAGGCGGTCCAGCGCGGCGATTGCGTGATCTTCGTCGATCCCAAGGGCGATGACTTCCTGCCCGTGATCCTGCGAAGCCGGGCTGAAGCCATGGGCCGGGAATTTCTCCTGGTCGATCTGCGCGAGACCGGCGCCGGCCGCTGGGCCCCTCTTGAACACGGCCCCCTTGAGGAGCGGATCATCCGGATGACCGAACTTCTGGGGCTGAAGGAGCGGGGCACCGATGCCGACCATTACAAGATCCTGGCCGCCAGCGTCATCCGCGAGGTGATGGCGGAGCTGCCGCGTACCAGCCTCGGCGCAATCGCCGACGCCCTTGAACGGCGCGACCTGTCAGAGGGGGAATGGAAGGCCCTGCTCTCCCCGCGTGAGAAACTGAAACGCCTGGCCCGGCGTCCCTCCCTCACGCCCAGGGCCGGCCGTGGCCTCGATCTCGACCGGGTGATCCGCTCGAACGCCGTGCTCTATGTCATCGGCGACATCGATGACGACGAGATCCGGCTTGCGGCCCGCACCCTGCTGGTCGAGGTGGCGCAGCTCGCCCGGAGGCTCCGCCATGAGCGCACGGCCCCGCTCAGCCTCTTCGTCGACGAGCTGAAATTCATGGCCTCGGCGGTCATCCTCCGCGTCCTGGCCGCGGCCGCCTATACCGGCCTCAACCTCAATCTCGCCTTCCAGTCCTTCGCCGACCTGCTCAAGCCCGATGACGAAAGCCTCGACGGCCGCGCCGTGCTCCAGGCTGTCCTGACCAACTGTCAGGTGAAGCTGTTCTTCGGCGGCTCCGATGTCGAGACCGCCGAATGGGTCCAGGCTGCCTCCGGCACCAGGCCCAAGCGGGTCACCCGCATGGAGCGCACGGAGGTGGGCGCCTATGGCGGCGAGCGTTGGGAAGACGGCCGAACCGTGGGCGAGATCGAAGAACCGCTGATCCACGCCAACACCATCCTGACCCTGCCCCGGGGCCATGCCGTGCTGTTCCAGCCGGAGCGGACCGCCAGCCTGGTCCGGGTGCAGCCGATCCGCATTCCGGAGACCGAGGCGATCGCTGCAAAGGCTGTCACGGCAGCCGCATCTGCATGA
- a CDS encoding CpaF family protein has protein sequence MIAEILSYYGQPIADLRADPEITDIMINGHERIFVERGGRIERSAARFPTAERLDEFVRQIAHNLGQTIDARTHPILDARLPDGSRINAVLQPVAIGGTVVTIRPAPHRHLSADELVARRMLTPAMLARIREGVEAAESLLTAGGTGSGKTTLLRAFSAFIPAEERIVTIEDTHEDLVPGERHVVRLEAALRRRQLDRDQITVGMDRLIVNALRMRPDRIIVGEIRTPEAAEAYVRAMNTGHGGSMSTIHANSAGETYLRLRDLLTSAAPAVPPALHEETVRANVRLVIHVARLRIGSDVRRRVTAMSESVRGPDGLHTRTLWRYVPEADSWEDSRCAA, from the coding sequence ATGATCGCCGAGATCCTGAGCTATTACGGTCAGCCGATCGCCGATCTCAGGGCCGATCCTGAGATCACCGACATCATGATCAACGGCCATGAGCGGATCTTCGTCGAGCGCGGCGGGCGTATCGAGCGCAGCGCCGCCCGGTTTCCGACGGCGGAGCGGCTGGACGAGTTCGTGCGGCAGATCGCGCACAATCTCGGTCAGACGATCGACGCGCGCACCCACCCGATCCTGGATGCCCGCCTGCCGGATGGCAGCCGGATCAATGCCGTGCTTCAGCCGGTCGCGATCGGCGGCACGGTCGTGACCATCCGTCCGGCGCCGCATCGTCATCTCTCGGCCGACGAGCTGGTCGCGCGGCGCATGCTCACCCCGGCCATGCTTGCGCGGATCCGGGAGGGCGTCGAGGCGGCAGAGTCCCTGCTCACCGCGGGAGGTACGGGCTCCGGTAAGACGACCTTGCTGCGTGCCTTCTCGGCCTTCATACCGGCTGAGGAACGGATCGTGACGATCGAGGACACCCATGAGGACCTGGTGCCGGGCGAGCGCCATGTCGTGCGCCTGGAAGCGGCGCTCCGCCGGCGCCAGCTCGACCGCGATCAGATCACCGTCGGCATGGACCGGCTGATCGTCAATGCGCTCAGGATGCGGCCGGACCGGATCATCGTGGGCGAGATCCGCACGCCTGAAGCCGCCGAGGCCTATGTCCGGGCGATGAACACCGGCCATGGCGGCAGCATGTCGACCATTCATGCAAACAGTGCCGGCGAGACCTATCTCCGGCTGCGCGATCTTCTGACCTCTGCCGCCCCGGCCGTGCCGCCGGCGCTTCATGAGGAGACCGTGCGGGCGAATGTGCGTCTGGTCATCCATGTGGCGCGGCTGCGCATCGGCAGCGACGTCCGCCGCCGGGTGACGGCGATGTCTGAGTCTGTCCGCGGACCGGATGGTCTGCACACCCGGACGCTCTGGCGCTATGTGCCGGAGGCGGACAGCTGGGAGGACAGCCGGTGCGCGGCCTGA
- a CDS encoding lytic transglycosylase domain-containing protein, with protein MRGLMFVLALLLVLPAAARAETGCFARAARLAGVEADVLMALAWVESRWRPGAVNDGNRNGSEDVCLMQVNSVHYERLARIGIDRDRLLQDWCVCLLVGAEILAEMRAATGGDLRDALAAYNPGPGNLAAGRRHADEVLRVLTRLRRWRAGPTIGSAPAREKIRSEDSTQPHVGQPPRYASGGD; from the coding sequence GTGCGCGGCCTGATGTTTGTGCTCGCCCTCCTGCTCGTGCTGCCGGCGGCGGCCCGGGCTGAGACCGGCTGTTTCGCCCGCGCGGCGCGGCTCGCCGGTGTGGAGGCGGATGTGCTGATGGCGCTGGCCTGGGTCGAGAGCCGCTGGCGGCCGGGGGCGGTCAATGACGGCAACCGAAATGGCAGCGAGGATGTCTGCCTGATGCAGGTGAACTCGGTCCATTACGAACGCCTGGCCCGGATCGGCATCGATCGCGACCGGCTGCTTCAGGACTGGTGTGTCTGCCTGTTGGTCGGGGCGGAGATCCTGGCGGAGATGCGGGCCGCGACCGGCGGCGATCTCCGCGATGCGCTCGCAGCCTACAATCCCGGCCCGGGCAACCTCGCAGCCGGCCGGCGGCATGCCGACGAGGTGCTTCGGGTGCTCACCCGGCTGCGGCGATGGCGCGCCGGGCCGACCATCGGGTCAGCGCCGGCGCGCGAAAAAATCCGCTCAGAGGATTCGACGCAACCACACGTTGGACAACCTCCGCGATATGCGTCAGGAGGCGACTGA
- a CDS encoding VirB4 family type IV secretion system protein, with product MHPVTEAFQVFAPYGSWMLTRRGTLLAVVELEGVDPDALTRADLSHVALTARQVAEQLPPGAAASQYYVHLDRIPVHLRDRADPLRHRLSKARERFLNDAGGLARSFLFHVYEFGSDRAATGSLGAEIRDQLAGGFLEPEARRRFIRRLRTPDALLLSREGLARLARDATDQLDKIVAIWGKLGAARVVAPETAFGLMRYLASFDPAHLLAPPRVVPEDDMDLALAAGDIEPVEIGYDAFLKLHGAETRYLRIGSVTTLPRQALGWLTEGVDAPIARRGDYVIVHSFEPMSEITRALRFSEARAAIERTRMSLVNMIRGETTTEREEWRPKYRAKLDAIARAEAEEDRWGLVATTLLVPDRDPVAATSRARDFARIFAARGIGLVWEALGLPFAFQAVQPGGAGASRRRSIVTSSRHGSLALAFKARTGQETVADLGQEEAGFIFETASGEPFHFSPFVGGRGFVIGVGPVRSGKTFLKNTLATHFLKYGGLVRAVDIDPGARCVAEIFSTDGAGYCALGDAGALNPFVSQQDGEDADFATHLGQLLALMLEANDTPEMRRVSAEEQADIDQSIRAVMALDPALRSMRALHAHLHSDTRRLFDRWFDRGMYAGILDAEADAIGRIDHPFAAWNLGAYRDRPQVLRPVLLDLFWRVTRAFEDPARRGVPKMLEIDEAHHALSIPVFRDYVTAKVRTWGKWQAGVTLWTQSPAEYGQVPEWSAIRSAASTFFFMADGRMDEDQYRRVFGLRDGDIAAIRRLVPRREAYLVQPDLDIRKVVTLRVDPEQHVINTSHPREAQIRDRLIAEHGRDRGLVLAAAEIARLGTSRVEVPSPAGAEA from the coding sequence ATGCACCCGGTCACGGAGGCTTTCCAGGTCTTCGCGCCCTATGGCAGCTGGATGCTCACCCGGCGCGGTACATTGCTGGCCGTGGTCGAGCTGGAGGGCGTCGATCCGGACGCGCTGACCCGGGCGGATCTGTCGCATGTGGCGCTGACCGCGCGTCAGGTCGCCGAACAGCTGCCGCCCGGGGCCGCAGCCAGCCAGTACTATGTGCATCTCGACCGGATCCCGGTTCATCTGCGTGATCGGGCCGATCCGCTGCGGCACCGCCTGTCCAAGGCCCGTGAGCGCTTCCTGAACGACGCGGGCGGGCTTGCCCGCAGCTTCCTCTTCCATGTCTACGAATTCGGCAGTGACCGGGCCGCGACCGGCTCGCTCGGGGCCGAGATCCGCGACCAGCTCGCCGGCGGCTTTCTGGAGCCCGAGGCGCGCCGGCGGTTCATCCGCCGGCTGCGCACGCCCGACGCCCTGTTGCTCAGCCGCGAAGGCCTCGCCCGGCTTGCCCGGGATGCGACGGACCAGCTCGACAAGATCGTGGCGATCTGGGGCAAGCTCGGGGCCGCCCGGGTGGTTGCGCCGGAGACGGCTTTCGGGCTGATGCGCTATCTTGCGAGCTTCGATCCTGCCCATCTGCTGGCCCCGCCCCGGGTGGTGCCTGAAGACGATATGGATCTGGCGCTCGCAGCCGGAGACATCGAGCCGGTCGAGATCGGCTATGACGCCTTCCTCAAGCTGCACGGGGCCGAGACCCGCTATCTGCGGATCGGGTCGGTCACCACTCTGCCGCGCCAGGCGCTGGGCTGGCTGACCGAGGGGGTGGACGCGCCCATCGCCCGTCGGGGCGATTATGTGATCGTGCACAGCTTCGAGCCGATGTCGGAGATCACCCGGGCGCTGCGCTTCTCGGAAGCCCGGGCCGCGATCGAGCGGACCCGGATGTCGCTGGTCAACATGATCCGCGGCGAGACCACCACTGAGCGCGAGGAGTGGCGGCCGAAATACCGGGCGAAGCTCGATGCGATCGCCAGGGCAGAGGCCGAGGAAGATCGCTGGGGGCTGGTTGCCACCACCCTGCTCGTGCCCGATCGCGACCCTGTGGCGGCCACCAGCCGGGCGCGCGATTTCGCCCGGATCTTCGCCGCCCGGGGCATCGGGCTGGTCTGGGAGGCGCTGGGCCTGCCCTTCGCCTTCCAGGCGGTCCAGCCGGGCGGGGCAGGGGCCTCGCGCCGGCGGAGCATCGTCACCTCCTCGCGCCATGGCAGTCTGGCGCTCGCCTTCAAGGCCCGGACCGGTCAGGAAACCGTTGCCGATCTGGGGCAGGAGGAAGCGGGGTTCATCTTCGAAACCGCGAGTGGCGAGCCCTTCCACTTCTCGCCCTTCGTCGGCGGCCGCGGCTTTGTGATCGGGGTCGGGCCGGTACGTTCGGGCAAGACCTTCCTCAAGAACACGCTTGCGACCCACTTCCTCAAATATGGCGGGCTGGTACGGGCGGTCGACATCGACCCGGGCGCCAGATGCGTGGCGGAGATCTTCTCGACCGATGGGGCCGGCTATTGCGCTCTGGGTGATGCCGGGGCGCTCAATCCCTTCGTGTCGCAGCAGGATGGCGAGGATGCCGATTTCGCGACCCATCTGGGCCAGCTGCTCGCCCTGATGCTGGAGGCGAACGACACGCCCGAGATGCGCCGGGTGTCGGCCGAGGAACAGGCGGATATCGATCAGTCGATCCGGGCCGTGATGGCCCTCGATCCGGCTTTGCGGTCGATGCGGGCCTTGCATGCCCATTTGCACAGCGACACGCGAAGGTTGTTCGACAGGTGGTTTGATCGCGGAATGTATGCAGGCATCCTTGATGCCGAGGCCGATGCGATCGGGCGGATCGATCATCCCTTCGCAGCCTGGAATCTGGGGGCCTATCGCGACCGGCCGCAGGTCCTGCGGCCGGTGCTGCTCGACCTGTTCTGGCGGGTCACCCGGGCCTTTGAGGATCCGGCCCGGCGGGGTGTGCCGAAGATGCTGGAGATCGACGAGGCGCATCATGCGCTCTCGATTCCGGTCTTCCGGGATTATGTGACGGCCAAGGTCCGGACCTGGGGCAAGTGGCAGGCCGGCGTCACCCTCTGGACCCAGTCGCCGGCGGAATATGGTCAGGTGCCGGAATGGAGCGCGATCCGCTCTGCGGCCTCGACCTTCTTCTTCATGGCCGACGGGCGGATGGATGAAGACCAGTATCGCCGGGTCTTCGGCCTGCGCGACGGCGATATCGCCGCGATCCGCCGTCTGGTGCCCCGGCGCGAGGCCTATCTGGTCCAGCCGGATCTCGACATCCGCAAGGTCGTGACGCTCCGGGTCGACCCGGAACAGCACGTCATCAACACCTCCCATCCCCGGGAAGCGCAGATCCGCGACCGGCTGATCGCCGAGCACGGCCGTGACCGCGGCCTTGTGCTCGCGGCAGCCGAGATCGCGCGGCTGGGCACGTCCCGGGTTGAGGTTCCCTCCCCCGCAGGAGCTGAGGCATGA